In Mycolicibacterium alvei, a single window of DNA contains:
- a CDS encoding OsmC family protein — MTELWVDRTGVRSYVGRSSRGAEVLVGSEDVEGVFTPGELMKIALAACSGMSSDQPLRRRLGDDYPATIRVSGPADREQERYPLLEEKLEIDVSGLSETEVARLLTVVERAIETVCTVGRTLKSGTEVKFEVATR; from the coding sequence ATGACCGAACTTTGGGTTGACCGCACCGGTGTCCGCAGCTATGTCGGACGCAGTTCGCGCGGTGCAGAGGTGCTCGTGGGCAGTGAGGACGTCGAGGGCGTGTTCACTCCGGGTGAGCTGATGAAGATCGCGCTCGCGGCGTGCAGCGGAATGTCCAGCGATCAGCCGCTGCGACGGCGTCTGGGGGACGACTATCCGGCGACGATCCGGGTATCGGGACCGGCGGACCGGGAGCAGGAGCGCTATCCGCTGCTGGAGGAGAAACTCGAAATCGACGTGTCGGGCCTTTCGGAGACCGAGGTAGCCCGGCTGTTGACCGTCGTCGAGCGCGCGATCGAGACGGTCTGCACCGTGGGCCGGACCCTCAAATCCGGCACCGAGGTGAAGTTCGAGGTCGCCACTCGATGA
- the mutM gene encoding bifunctional DNA-formamidopyrimidine glycosylase/DNA-(apurinic or apyrimidinic site) lyase, translating to MPELPEVEVVRRGLQEHVAGKSISAVRVHHPRSVRRHEAGPADLTARLLGARITGTGRRGKYLWLTLADDDGQDETEALVVHLGMSGQMLLGPIRDDRHLRIAAVLDDGTALSFVDQRTFGGWQLAELVTVDGTAVPQPVAHVARDPLDPRFDRDRVVEVLRRKHSEIKRQLLDQTVVSGIGNIYADEALWRTKVNGARTAAQLPRRRLGEVLDAAAAVMTDALSQGGTSFDSLYVNVNGESGYFERSLDAYGREGEPCRRCGAVMRRDKFMNRSSFYCPRCQPRPRG from the coding sequence ATGCCCGAATTGCCCGAGGTAGAGGTAGTCCGCCGTGGCTTGCAGGAACATGTTGCGGGCAAATCGATTTCGGCGGTACGTGTGCATCATCCGCGTTCCGTACGCCGTCACGAGGCCGGTCCTGCTGACCTGACCGCCCGCCTGTTGGGGGCCCGGATCACCGGAACCGGACGTCGCGGCAAGTACCTCTGGTTGACGCTGGCCGACGACGACGGCCAGGACGAGACCGAAGCCTTGGTGGTGCATCTGGGCATGAGCGGCCAGATGTTGCTCGGGCCGATCCGTGACGACCGGCATCTGCGGATCGCCGCCGTGCTCGATGACGGCACGGCCTTGAGTTTCGTCGACCAACGTACCTTCGGCGGCTGGCAGCTGGCCGAATTGGTGACGGTCGACGGTACCGCCGTGCCCCAACCGGTCGCGCACGTGGCACGCGATCCGCTCGACCCCCGCTTCGATCGCGACCGTGTGGTTGAGGTGTTGCGGCGCAAACACTCTGAGATCAAACGCCAGCTGCTCGACCAGACCGTGGTGTCGGGTATCGGCAACATCTACGCCGACGAGGCACTGTGGCGGACCAAGGTCAACGGAGCCAGGACCGCCGCGCAGCTGCCGCGCCGCCGATTGGGCGAGGTGCTCGACGCCGCCGCTGCGGTGATGACCGATGCGCTGAGCCAGGGCGGCACGTCGTTCGACTCGCTGTATGTGAACGTCAACGGCGAATCCGGTTACTTCGAACGGTCTTTGGATGCCTACGGCCGCGAAGGGGAGCCGTGCCGGCGGTGCGGCGCGGTGATGCGCCGCGACAAGTTCATGAACCGGTCATCGTTCTACTGCCCGAGATGTCAGCCCCGTCCCCGGGGCTGA
- the rnc gene encoding ribonuclease III: MTDSHTALLEALGIDLPSGLLTIALTHRSYSYENGGLPTNERLEFLGDAVLGLTITEELYHRHPERSEGDLAKLRASIVNTQALADVGRGLTEGGLGSHLLLGKGEENSGGADKSSILADGVESLLGAIYLEHGLTTSREVILRLFSELLDTAPTLGAGLDWKSSLQELTASRGLGAPNYVVTSTGPDHDKEFSATVVVADVEYGRGVGRNKKEAELKAAAAAWTALDDA; this comes from the coding sequence GTGACCGATTCGCACACGGCGCTGCTGGAGGCGCTCGGCATCGACCTTCCCTCCGGTCTGCTCACCATCGCGTTGACGCATCGCAGCTACTCCTACGAGAACGGTGGCCTGCCAACCAACGAGCGGCTGGAGTTTCTCGGCGACGCCGTGCTGGGGTTGACGATCACCGAGGAGCTCTACCACCGCCACCCCGAACGCTCCGAGGGTGATCTGGCGAAGCTTCGCGCCAGCATCGTCAACACCCAGGCGCTGGCCGATGTCGGCCGCGGGCTCACCGAGGGCGGCCTCGGCAGTCACCTGCTGCTGGGCAAGGGGGAAGAGAATTCCGGTGGCGCCGACAAGTCCAGCATTCTCGCCGATGGAGTCGAATCTCTGCTCGGGGCAATCTATCTGGAGCACGGCCTGACCACCAGCCGTGAGGTCATCCTGCGGTTGTTCAGTGAGCTTCTCGATACCGCGCCGACGCTCGGGGCCGGGCTGGACTGGAAGAGCAGCCTGCAGGAGCTGACCGCCTCACGTGGGCTCGGTGCCCCCAACTACGTCGTGACCTCCACCGGGCCGGATCACGACAAGGAATTCTCGGCGACCGTGGTGGTCGCCGATGTCGAATACGGCAGAGGCGTGGGGCGCAACAAGAAAGAGGCCGAGCTCAAGGCTGCGGCCGCGGCCTGGACCGCACTCGACGATGCGTGA
- a CDS encoding YceD family protein has product MSTHARSAGRRRPERRSDSRSPLVIDVARLGRRPGSFLAYQETVPSPVRIGAELVAIEKGAPLALDLQLQSVSEGVLVSGTVSAPTVGECSRCLTAVAGDVEIDLTELYAYPDSATDETTEADELGRVGASGQSDTVDLEQPIIDAVGLALPFSPLCRPDCPGLCPDCGVALDTAEPGHHHDKIDPRWAKLAALLPDDEEPGGAE; this is encoded by the coding sequence ATGTCGACGCATGCGAGATCAGCTGGGCGCAGACGGCCTGAAAGGCGTAGTGATTCCCGATCGCCGCTGGTGATCGACGTCGCTCGGCTGGGCCGACGGCCGGGTTCGTTTCTGGCCTACCAGGAGACGGTGCCGAGTCCGGTGCGGATCGGGGCCGAGTTGGTCGCCATCGAGAAAGGTGCGCCCCTCGCGCTCGATCTGCAGCTGCAGTCGGTTTCGGAGGGTGTGCTGGTCAGCGGAACCGTTTCGGCTCCCACTGTCGGTGAATGCTCACGCTGCCTGACCGCGGTCGCCGGTGACGTCGAGATCGACCTCACCGAGCTGTACGCGTACCCGGACAGCGCCACCGACGAGACCACCGAGGCCGACGAGTTGGGCCGGGTGGGCGCCTCCGGTCAGTCCGACACCGTCGATCTGGAACAGCCGATCATCGACGCCGTCGGGTTGGCGTTGCCGTTTTCCCCGTTGTGCCGTCCGGACTGCCCGGGCTTGTGCCCCGACTGCGGGGTCGCGCTGGACACCGCAGAGCCCGGGCATCACCACGACAAGATCGATCCCCGCTGGGCCAAGCTGGCTGCGTTGCTGCCCGATGACGAGGAGCCCGGAGGCGCCGAGTGA
- the sepIVA gene encoding cell division protein SepIVA translates to MYRVFEALDELGAIVEEARGVPMTAGCVVPRGDVLELIDDIKDAIPGELDDAQDVLDARDSLLREAKEHCESVMGKSNADADGMLNHARGEADRLLADAKAQADRMVAEARQHSERMVGEAREESARLAAAAKREYEASTGRAKAEADRLTENGNISYEKAVQEGIKEQQRLVSQTEIVSTATAEATRLVDAAHAEADRLRGECDIYVDSKLAEFEDFLNGTLRSVGRGRHQLRTTAGTHDYATR, encoded by the coding sequence GTGTACCGAGTTTTTGAAGCGCTCGACGAGCTCGGCGCGATCGTTGAAGAAGCGCGTGGTGTGCCGATGACCGCTGGCTGCGTGGTGCCCCGCGGTGATGTCCTCGAGCTGATCGACGACATCAAGGATGCGATCCCCGGTGAGCTCGACGACGCGCAGGATGTGCTGGATGCGCGCGATTCGCTGTTGCGCGAAGCCAAGGAACACTGCGAGTCGGTGATGGGCAAATCGAACGCCGATGCCGACGGCATGCTCAATCACGCCAGGGGCGAGGCCGACCGGCTGCTGGCCGATGCGAAGGCGCAGGCCGACCGGATGGTCGCCGAGGCCCGTCAGCACAGCGAACGCATGGTCGGGGAGGCGCGCGAAGAGTCGGCGCGGCTCGCGGCCGCGGCCAAGCGGGAATACGAGGCGAGCACGGGCCGGGCCAAGGCCGAGGCCGATCGCCTGACCGAGAACGGCAACATTTCCTACGAGAAGGCCGTGCAGGAGGGCATCAAGGAGCAGCAGCGTCTGGTGTCTCAGACCGAGATCGTCTCGACGGCGACCGCCGAGGCCACCCGTCTCGTCGATGCAGCGCACGCCGAAGCCGACCGGTTGCGCGGCGAGTGCGACATCTACGTCGACAGCAAACTGGCCGAGTTCGAGGACTTCCTCAACGGCACGCTGCGCTCTGTCGGGCGCGGACGTCACCAGTTGCGCACGACCGCGGGAACGCACGACTACGCGACCCGCTGA
- the coaD gene encoding pantetheine-phosphate adenylyltransferase translates to MSGAVCPGSFDPVTLGHIDIFERAAVQFDEVVVAILVNPNKKGMFDLDERIAMIVESTTHLPNLRVEAGQGLVVDFVQTRGLTAIVKGLRTGTDFEYELQMAQMNKHVAGVDTFFVATTPQYSFVSSSLAKEVASLGGDVSALLPEPVNRRLQEKLSR, encoded by the coding sequence ATGAGTGGCGCGGTATGTCCCGGCTCCTTCGACCCGGTCACCCTTGGCCATATCGACATCTTCGAGCGGGCGGCGGTGCAGTTCGATGAGGTCGTGGTGGCGATCCTGGTGAATCCCAACAAGAAGGGCATGTTCGATCTCGACGAGCGCATCGCGATGATCGTCGAATCGACCACACACCTGCCGAATCTGCGGGTCGAGGCCGGGCAGGGCCTGGTCGTCGACTTCGTCCAGACGCGCGGTCTGACCGCGATCGTCAAGGGCCTGCGCACCGGCACCGACTTCGAGTACGAGCTGCAGATGGCTCAGATGAACAAGCATGTGGCCGGTGTCGACACGTTCTTCGTCGCCACCACACCGCAGTACTCGTTCGTGTCCTCGTCGCTGGCCAAGGAGGTCGCATCCCTGGGCGGCGACGTCTCGGCGTTGCTTCCCGAGCCGGTCAACCGCAGGTTGCAGGAGAAGCTCAGCCGCTGA
- the rsmD gene encoding 16S rRNA (guanine(966)-N(2))-methyltransferase RsmD: MTRIIAGALGGRRLRVPQHQSGLGTRPTSDRVREAVFNALTARLDFTGLSVLDLYAGSGALGLEALSRGATSATFVESDARAAAVIAENITALGVRNAAVRRGTVDSVLAGGATRPVDLVFADPPYDLGDAAVDAMLTVLAAAGWVAAGTLVLVERRSSSQPVSWPDGWDVLSARRYGDTRVELAEVG, from the coding sequence CTGACCCGCATCATCGCGGGGGCACTCGGTGGCCGCCGGCTTAGAGTGCCCCAGCACCAATCCGGTCTGGGTACCCGCCCCACCTCCGATCGGGTCAGGGAGGCGGTGTTCAACGCCTTGACGGCGCGGCTGGATTTCACCGGGTTGTCGGTGCTGGACCTGTACGCGGGTTCGGGAGCGCTTGGCCTGGAGGCGCTTTCGCGTGGTGCGACCTCGGCCACCTTCGTCGAGTCGGATGCCCGGGCAGCCGCCGTCATCGCCGAGAACATCACTGCGCTGGGCGTCCGCAACGCCGCGGTACGCCGGGGCACTGTGGACTCGGTGTTGGCCGGGGGTGCGACGCGTCCGGTCGATCTGGTGTTCGCCGACCCGCCGTACGACCTCGGTGACGCCGCGGTCGACGCGATGCTGACGGTGTTGGCCGCTGCCGGTTGGGTGGCCGCGGGCACCCTCGTCCTGGTGGAGCGGCGGTCGTCGAGCCAACCGGTGAGCTGGCCGGACGGCTGGGATGTGTTGAGCGCCCGGCGCTACGGTGACACCCGCGTCGAACTCGCCGAAGTGGGCTAG
- a CDS encoding pyruvate carboxylase, producing MISKLLVANRGEIAIRAFRAAYEMGIATVAVYPYEDRNSLHRLKADESYQIGEIGHPVRAYLSVDEIIRVAQHSGADAVYPGYGFLSENPELAAACAEAGITFVGPSAQVLELTGNKARAIAAAKAAGLPVLASSTPSSSVDELVVAARDMTFPLFVKAVSGGGGRGMRRVTDPESLPEAVEAASREAESAFGDPEVYLEQAVINPRHIEVQILADTQGNVMHLFERDCSVQRRHQKVIELAPAPNLDPALREQICADAVALASQIGYSCAGTIEFLLDERGHHVFIECNPRIQVEHTVTEEITDVDLVGSQLRIAAGESLEDLGLSQESLVIRGAAMQCRITTEDPANGFRPDTGRITAYRSPGGAGIRLDGGSNLGAEISAHFDSMLVKLTCRGRDFSTAVSRARRALAEFRIRGVSTNIPFLQAVIDDPDFRAGRVTTSFIDDRPQLLTAHTPADRGTKILNYLADVTVNKPNGERPSAVYPQDKLPALDLSTVPAAGSKQRLVELGPEGFARWMRDSEALGVTDTTFRDAHQSLLATRLRSTGLLKVAPYVARTMPQLLSIECWGGATYDVALRFLKEDPWERLAALREAVPNICLQMLLRGRNTVGYTPYPELVTSAFVDEATRTGIDIFRIFDALNNVESMRPAIDAVRETGTAIAEVAMSYTGDLSDPGENLYTLDYYLKLAEQIVDAGAHVLAIKDMAGLLRPHSAHLLVSALRSRFDLPVHVHTHDTPGGQLATYLAAWQAGASAVDGAAAPLAGTTSQPALSSIVAAAAHTSFDTGLSLGAVCDLEPYWEALRKVYAPFESGLPAPTGRVYTHEIPGGQLSNLRQQAIALGLGDRFEEIEIAYAAADRVLGRLVKVTPSSKVVGDLALALVGAGVSAQEFAADPARYDIPDSVIGFLRGELGDPPGGWPEPLRTKALEGRGPAKPMQELSVEDEALLAAPGPKRQARLNRLLFPAPTKEFESHREIYGDTSGLSANQYFYGLRYGEEHRVELERGVQLLIGLEAISDADERGMRTVMCILNGQLRPITVRDRSIASEVPAAEKADRNNPDHVAAPFAGVVTVGVAAGDTVEAGATIATIEAMKMEAAITAPRAGTVERVAVAATAQVEGGDLLVVVTGSAGRNEATGGSI from the coding sequence GTGATTTCCAAGCTGTTAGTCGCCAATCGTGGCGAGATCGCTATCCGTGCGTTCCGTGCCGCCTATGAGATGGGCATCGCGACGGTGGCGGTGTACCCGTACGAGGATCGCAATTCGCTGCATCGCCTGAAGGCCGATGAGTCCTATCAGATCGGCGAAATCGGCCATCCGGTACGGGCGTACCTGTCGGTGGACGAGATCATCAGGGTTGCCCAACATTCCGGTGCGGACGCGGTGTATCCGGGCTACGGGTTCTTGTCGGAGAATCCGGAACTGGCGGCCGCCTGCGCGGAGGCGGGCATCACTTTCGTCGGGCCCTCGGCGCAGGTTCTGGAACTGACCGGCAACAAGGCGCGGGCGATCGCGGCTGCGAAGGCCGCCGGACTGCCGGTCCTGGCATCCTCGACGCCGTCGTCGTCGGTCGACGAATTGGTCGTTGCGGCAAGGGATATGACGTTCCCGTTGTTCGTGAAGGCGGTCTCCGGTGGCGGCGGGCGCGGAATGCGCCGCGTGACGGACCCCGAGTCGCTACCCGAGGCGGTGGAGGCGGCTTCGCGGGAGGCGGAGTCGGCGTTCGGCGATCCCGAGGTGTACCTGGAGCAGGCCGTCATCAACCCGCGCCACATCGAGGTACAGATCCTTGCCGACACGCAGGGCAATGTGATGCACCTGTTCGAGCGGGATTGCAGCGTGCAGCGACGGCATCAGAAGGTGATCGAGCTGGCGCCGGCGCCGAACCTGGATCCTGCTCTGCGTGAACAGATTTGCGCGGATGCCGTGGCGCTGGCCAGCCAGATCGGCTACAGCTGTGCGGGCACGATCGAGTTCCTGCTGGACGAGCGCGGGCATCACGTGTTCATCGAGTGCAATCCGCGGATCCAGGTGGAGCACACGGTGACCGAGGAGATCACCGATGTGGACCTGGTGGGCTCCCAGTTGCGGATCGCCGCCGGGGAGAGCCTGGAAGATCTGGGTTTGAGTCAGGAGTCGTTGGTCATCCGCGGTGCGGCGATGCAGTGCCGGATCACGACCGAGGATCCGGCCAACGGTTTCCGCCCGGACACCGGCCGGATCACCGCCTACCGGTCGCCCGGAGGTGCGGGTATCCGCCTGGACGGTGGATCCAACCTGGGTGCGGAGATCTCCGCTCATTTCGATTCGATGCTGGTCAAGCTGACGTGTCGGGGACGTGATTTTTCCACCGCCGTCTCGCGCGCCCGGCGCGCACTGGCAGAGTTCCGGATTCGCGGTGTGTCGACGAATATCCCGTTCCTGCAGGCGGTGATCGATGATCCCGACTTCCGCGCCGGGCGGGTCACCACCTCGTTCATCGACGACCGTCCGCAGCTTCTGACTGCCCACACGCCTGCCGACCGCGGTACCAAGATCTTGAACTACCTGGCTGATGTCACGGTGAACAAGCCCAACGGTGAGCGGCCGTCGGCGGTGTACCCCCAGGACAAGTTGCCTGCGTTGGATCTGTCGACGGTGCCGGCGGCCGGTTCCAAGCAGCGTCTGGTCGAGTTGGGCCCCGAGGGGTTCGCGCGGTGGATGCGGGACAGCGAAGCGCTCGGGGTCACCGATACGACGTTCCGTGATGCGCATCAGTCGTTGTTGGCCACCCGGCTACGTTCCACCGGCCTGCTCAAGGTGGCGCCCTATGTGGCACGGACGATGCCGCAGCTGTTGTCCATCGAGTGCTGGGGTGGGGCGACTTACGATGTGGCGCTGCGGTTTCTGAAGGAAGATCCGTGGGAGCGGTTGGCCGCTCTGCGCGAGGCGGTGCCCAATATCTGTCTGCAGATGTTGTTGCGGGGCCGGAACACGGTGGGATACACGCCGTATCCGGAATTGGTGACGTCAGCATTCGTCGACGAAGCGACCCGAACCGGCATCGACATCTTCCGGATCTTCGATGCGCTCAACAATGTCGAGTCGATGCGTCCGGCGATCGATGCGGTGCGTGAGACCGGTACGGCGATCGCCGAAGTGGCGATGTCCTACACCGGGGATCTCAGTGATCCCGGCGAAAACCTGTACACGCTGGACTACTACCTGAAGCTGGCCGAGCAGATCGTCGATGCCGGCGCGCACGTGCTGGCGATCAAGGACATGGCCGGGTTGCTGCGTCCGCATTCGGCGCACCTGCTGGTAAGTGCGCTGCGTAGTCGGTTTGATCTGCCGGTGCATGTGCACACCCATGACACTCCGGGCGGGCAGCTGGCGACATATCTGGCGGCCTGGCAGGCCGGGGCGTCGGCAGTGGACGGCGCGGCCGCGCCGCTGGCGGGCACCACCAGCCAGCCGGCGTTGTCCTCGATCGTGGCCGCGGCCGCGCATACGTCGTTCGACACCGGGTTGTCGCTGGGTGCGGTCTGCGACCTGGAGCCCTACTGGGAGGCGCTGCGCAAGGTCTACGCCCCATTCGAATCCGGATTGCCGGCACCCACGGGCCGTGTCTACACCCACGAGATTCCCGGTGGGCAGCTGAGCAATCTGCGGCAGCAGGCCATCGCGCTGGGGCTGGGGGATCGGTTCGAGGAGATCGAGATCGCGTACGCCGCGGCCGACCGGGTGCTGGGCCGGTTGGTGAAGGTGACCCCGTCGAGCAAGGTGGTCGGGGACCTGGCGTTGGCGTTGGTGGGCGCCGGGGTCAGTGCGCAGGAGTTCGCCGCCGATCCGGCCCGCTACGACATCCCCGACAGCGTGATCGGGTTCCTGCGGGGCGAACTCGGTGATCCGCCGGGCGGGTGGCCGGAGCCGTTGCGCACCAAGGCTCTTGAGGGTCGTGGTCCGGCCAAGCCGATGCAGGAGCTCTCGGTCGAGGACGAGGCGCTGTTGGCCGCGCCCGGCCCCAAGCGGCAGGCGAGGTTGAACCGGTTGTTGTTCCCGGCGCCGACCAAGGAGTTCGAGTCGCACCGGGAGATCTACGGCGATACCTCCGGCCTGAGTGCGAATCAGTACTTCTACGGGCTGCGCTACGGCGAGGAGCATCGTGTCGAGCTCGAGCGTGGTGTGCAGTTGTTGATCGGTTTGGAGGCGATCTCCGACGCCGACGAGCGGGGTATGCGTACGGTGATGTGCATCCTCAACGGGCAGCTACGGCCGATCACGGTGCGCGATCGCAGCATCGCCAGTGAGGTCCCGGCTGCGGAGAAGGCCGATCGCAACAATCCCGATCATGTCGCGGCGCCGTTCGCGGGTGTGGTGACCGTCGGTGTGGCAGCCGGCGACACCGTGGAAGCCGGTGCGACGATCGCCACCATCGAGGCGATGAAGATGGAAGCGGCCATCACGGCCCCGAGGGCCGGCACCGTCGAGCGGGTCGCCGTGGCCGCCACGGCGCAGGTCGAGGGTGGTGACCTGCTGGTGGTGGTGACCGGTTCGGCGGGCAGGAACGAAGCGACCGGGGGATCGATCTGA
- a CDS encoding vitamin K epoxide reductase family protein, with protein MLIAGVLGLAAALALTVEKIELLIDPSYVPTCSINPVLSCGSVMSTSQAAVFGFPNSLIGVVGFTVTLVTGVMAVAGVRLPRWYWAGLAAGSLLGVVMVHWLIFQSLYRIGALCPYCMVVWAVTIPLFVVVSAVALRPLHTNGVARIVYQWRWSLVALWFTSLVLLILVRFWEYWSTLL; from the coding sequence ATACTGATCGCCGGTGTCCTCGGGTTGGCGGCGGCGCTGGCGCTGACGGTCGAGAAGATCGAGCTACTGATCGACCCGAGTTACGTCCCGACCTGCAGCATCAACCCGGTCCTCTCCTGTGGCTCGGTGATGTCCACCTCTCAGGCAGCGGTCTTCGGGTTCCCCAACTCGCTGATCGGGGTGGTCGGGTTCACTGTCACGCTGGTCACAGGTGTGATGGCCGTCGCGGGCGTTCGGTTGCCCCGGTGGTACTGGGCCGGGCTGGCGGCGGGAAGTCTGCTTGGTGTGGTCATGGTGCATTGGCTGATCTTTCAGAGCCTCTACCGCATCGGCGCCCTGTGCCCGTACTGCATGGTCGTGTGGGCGGTCACCATTCCGCTGTTCGTGGTGGTGAGTGCGGTGGCCCTTCGGCCGCTGCACACCAACGGGGTCGCCCGGATCGTCTACCAGTGGCGGTGGTCGCTCGTGGCGCTCTGGTTCACCTCACTTGTGCTGTTGATCTTGGTGCGTTTCTGGGAATACTGGTCAACGCTGTTGTAA
- a CDS encoding DsbA family protein produces the protein MAKPKKTAKYDLKAADRKRNLWVQIGLTAVVVLFAVGLVFYIVSTGHKRPASGEARAVHVAAPNVITKEGTSEPKVTLSLYEDFLCPACGNLEQLLGPTINKLIDTGAVAVDYHMVAILDKMGNGYSSRAGGAAYCVADESIDSFRRFHSALFSPGIQPAENGGVYPDNARIIELARQAGAAGGVPDCITKARYVEMVQGMAAAAGINSTPTIRFNGEEYSPTTPDALIAKVKEVVGDLPALNGPAPGPAAPAPAPGAPAAPAPAHP, from the coding sequence GTGGCCAAACCGAAGAAGACCGCGAAATACGATCTCAAGGCGGCGGATCGCAAGCGCAACCTGTGGGTTCAGATCGGGCTGACAGCCGTTGTGGTGCTGTTCGCCGTCGGCCTGGTGTTCTACATCGTGTCGACCGGCCACAAGCGCCCGGCCTCGGGGGAGGCCCGCGCCGTGCACGTGGCGGCGCCCAATGTGATCACCAAAGAGGGCACCTCTGAGCCCAAGGTGACGCTGAGCCTCTACGAGGATTTCCTGTGCCCCGCGTGCGGCAATCTGGAACAGCTGTTGGGCCCGACCATCAACAAGCTCATCGACACCGGTGCGGTGGCAGTCGACTACCACATGGTGGCGATCCTGGACAAGATGGGCAACGGCTACTCGTCGCGGGCCGGCGGCGCCGCCTACTGTGTCGCCGACGAGTCCATCGATTCGTTCCGCCGATTCCACTCCGCACTGTTCAGCCCGGGCATCCAGCCGGCGGAGAACGGCGGTGTCTACCCGGACAACGCCCGGATCATCGAGCTGGCCCGCCAGGCCGGTGCCGCCGGTGGCGTGCCCGACTGCATCACCAAGGCGCGCTACGTGGAGATGGTGCAGGGGATGGCCGCGGCCGCCGGGATCAACTCGACACCGACCATCCGGTTCAACGGCGAAGAATACAGTCCGACCACGCCCGACGCGCTGATCGCGAAGGTCAAAGAGGTCGTCGGCGATCTGCCGGCCTTAAACGGCCCCGCCCCCGGCCCGGCCGCGCCCGCCCCGGCGCCCGGCGCACCGGCAGCCCCCGCACCGGCCCACCCGTGA
- a CDS encoding alpha/beta hydrolase: MTESLPGGPAGGGPDGHSRDTVKQAVLERATKFTLSAIPRLSDRTKRLLLGGRSVVVDGNTLDTTLQFTLAAERAAGVGGLVADHSRESGVAVSRAALRATAAMMTARIRADVTEISIPGPAGPLRARRYVPDGTGPPVTSALLLYFHGGGFVIGDLDTHDNLCRLICRDGGIQVISVDYRLAPEHKAPAATDDAYAAYRWALDHAAGLGATHIVVGGDSAGANLAAVVAQQARDSELPLPALQLLLYPVTDWSSETRSKTLFSDGYFLQKRDMDWFSELYLDGAEVSADDPVVSPLLSEDLSGLPPALVVTAGFDPLRDEGNRYARAMQDAGVVVDLREERSMIHAFANFFPLGGGSATATSAMISALRAHLSHAES, from the coding sequence ATGACCGAAAGTCTGCCAGGCGGGCCGGCCGGAGGTGGACCTGATGGCCACAGCCGCGACACGGTCAAGCAGGCGGTGCTCGAGCGGGCAACCAAGTTCACGCTGTCCGCGATTCCGCGCCTTTCCGATCGGACCAAACGCCTGCTGCTGGGTGGGCGTTCGGTGGTCGTCGACGGCAACACCCTGGACACCACACTGCAGTTCACCCTGGCCGCCGAACGCGCCGCCGGAGTCGGGGGCCTGGTCGCCGATCACAGCCGGGAGTCCGGCGTCGCCGTGTCGCGGGCCGCGCTGCGGGCCACCGCGGCCATGATGACGGCCCGGATCCGAGCGGATGTGACCGAGATTTCGATTCCCGGTCCGGCCGGTCCACTCCGGGCGCGACGCTACGTCCCGGATGGCACCGGACCCCCGGTCACCTCGGCGCTGCTGTTGTACTTCCACGGCGGCGGCTTCGTGATCGGTGACCTCGACACCCACGACAACCTGTGCCGGCTGATCTGCCGGGACGGCGGAATTCAGGTGATCTCCGTCGACTACCGGCTTGCGCCCGAGCACAAGGCGCCTGCGGCGACCGATGATGCCTATGCCGCCTACCGTTGGGCGCTGGACCATGCGGCCGGCCTCGGCGCCACCCACATCGTGGTCGGGGGAGACAGTGCGGGCGCAAACCTGGCCGCCGTGGTGGCTCAGCAGGCCCGCGATTCCGAGCTGCCGCTGCCCGCGCTGCAATTGCTGCTCTACCCGGTCACCGACTGGTCGAGCGAGACGCGGTCGAAGACGCTGTTCTCCGACGGGTACTTCCTGCAGAAGCGCGACATGGACTGGTTTTCCGAGCTCTACCTCGATGGAGCCGAGGTGTCCGCTGACGATCCGGTGGTGTCACCGCTGCTGAGTGAAGATCTCTCCGGCTTGCCGCCCGCGCTGGTGGTCACGGCCGGGTTCGATCCGTTGCGGGACGAGGGCAACCGGTACGCGAGGGCCATGCAGGACGCCGGGGTGGTGGTGGACCTCCGGGAGGAGCGGTCGATGATCCACGCGTTCGCCAATTTTTTCCCGCTGGGAGGCGGTAGTGCCACCGCGACGAGCGCAATGATCTCGGCGCTGCGGGCACATCTCAGCCACGCCGAAAGCTGA